The following coding sequences lie in one Cloeon dipterum chromosome 1, ieCloDipt1.1, whole genome shotgun sequence genomic window:
- the LOC135934145 gene encoding uncharacterized protein LOC135934145: protein MVTVANRTFYARTIDFIDFVNPIHAFKHCCALGMKLFEPATLADMKLALNITGRGDLNVVLGDTEFINQSHEVWCRSRTILQDSFYEFKSNWQRYPSVDSIIGMFVKTPAVIVSLDPVLSLHELFINQTKQAKFGSFICEHL from the exons ATGGTTACAGTTGCTAACAGAACCTTTTATGCCAGAactattgattttattgactTCGTA AATCCGATTCACGCGTTCAAACACTGCTGCGCCCTCGGAATGAAACTGTTCGAACCAGCAACCCTGGCAGATATGAAACTGGCCTTAAACATAACTG gaCGAGGTGATTTGAATGTGGTTCTAGGCGACACAGAGTTCATCAATCAGTCGCACGAGGTGTGGTGTCGCAGCCGCACAATTTTGCAAGACAGTTTCTACGAGTTCAAAAGCAATTGGCAAAGGTATCCGAGCGTGGATTCGATAATTGGAATGTTCGTGAAAACTCCGGCTGTGATCGTCTCATTGGATCCGGTTCTAAGCCTGCATGAATTGTTCATCAACCAAACAAAACAAGCCAAGTTTGGATCTTTTATCTGCGAGCACCTCTAG